One window of the Prionailurus bengalensis isolate Pbe53 chromosome E1, Fcat_Pben_1.1_paternal_pri, whole genome shotgun sequence genome contains the following:
- the TMEM256 gene encoding transmembrane protein 256 yields MAGPGAAFRRLGALSGAGALGLASYGAHGAQFPDAYGKELFDKANKHHFFHSLALLGVPHCRKPLWAGLLLASGTTLFCTSFYYQALSGDPSIQTLAPVGGSLLILGWLALAL; encoded by the exons ATGGCCGGGCCGGGGGCTGCTTTCCGCCGCTTGGGCGCCTTGTCCGGAGCCGGGGCCTTAGGCTTGGCCTCCTACGGGGCGCACG GCGCCCAGTTCCCGGATGCCTACGGGAAGGAG CTCTTCGACAAGGCCAACAAACACCACTTCTTCCACAGCCTGGCTCTGTTAGGGGTGCCCCATTGCAGAAAGCCCCTCTGG GCCGGGTTACTGCTAGCCTCTGGAACCACCTTATTCTGCACCAGCTTTTACTACCAGGCTCTGAGTGGAGACCCCAGCATCCAGACTTTGGCCCCCGTGGGAGGGAGCCTGTTAATCTTGGGCTGGCTTGCCTTGGCCCTTTGA
- the NLGN2 gene encoding neuroligin-2 isoform X1, with the protein MWLLALCLVGLAGAQRGGGGPGGSPGGPGLGLSSLGEERFPVVNTAYGRVRGVRRELNNEILGPVVQFLGVPYATPPLGARRFQPPEAPASWPGVRNATTLPPACPQNLHGALPAIMLPVWFTDNLEAAATYVQNQSEDCLYLNLYVPTEDGPLTKKRDEATLNPPDTDIRDSGKKPVMLFLHGGSYMEGTGNMFDGSVLAAYGNVIVATLNYRLGVLGFLSTGDQAAKGNYGLLDQIQALRWLSENVAHFGGDPERITIFGSGAGASCVNLLILSHHSEGLFQKAIAQSGTAISSWSVNYQPLKYTRLLAAKVGCDREDSAEAVECLRRKPSRELVDQDVQPARYHIAFGPVVDGDVVPDDPEILMQQGEFLNYDMLIGVNQGEGLKFVEDSAESEDGVSASAFDFTVSNFVDNLYGYPEGKDVLRETIKFMYTDWADRDNGEMRRKTLLALFTDHQWVAPAVATAKLHADYQSPVYFYTFYHHCQAEGRPEWADAAHGDELPYVFGVPMVGATDLFPCNFSKNDVMLSAVVMTYWTNFAKTGDPNQPVPQDTKFIHTKPNRFEEVVWSKFNSKEKQYLHIGLKPRVRDNYRANKVAFWLELVPHLHNLHTELFTTTTRLPPYATRWPPRPPPGAPGTRRPPPPATLPPEPEPEPGPRAYDRFPGDSRDYSTELSVTVAVGASLLFLNILAFAALYYKRDRRQELRCRRLSPPGGSGSGVPGGGALLPAAGRELPPEEELVSLQLKRAGGVGADPAEALRPACPPDYTLALRRAPDDVPLLAPGALTLLPSGLGPPPPPPPPSLHPFGPFPPPPPTATSHNNTLPHPHSTTRV; encoded by the exons ATGTGGCTCCTGGCGCTGTGTCTGGTGGGGCTGGCAGGGGCTcaacgggggggagggggtcctggcGGCTCCCCGGGTGGCCCGGGCCTGGGCCTCAGCAGCCTCGGGGAGGAGCGCTTCCCAGTGGTGAACACGGCCTATGGGCGAGTGCGCGGCGTGCGCCGTGAGCTCAACAACGAGATCCTGGGCCCCGTCGTGCAGTTTTTGGGCGTACCCTACGCCACGCCACCCCTGGGCGCCCGCCGCTTCCAGCCGCCCGAGGCCCCCGCCTCGTGGCCCGGCGTGCGCAACGCCACCACCCTGCCGCCCGCCTGCCCGCAGAACCTGCACGGGGCGCTGCCCGCAATCATGCTGCCTGTGTGGTTCACCGACAACTTGGAGGCGGCCGCCACCTACGTGCAGAACCAGAGCGAGGACTGCCTGTATCTGAACCTCTACGTGCCCACCGAGGACG GTCCGCTCACAAAAAAACGTGACGAGGCGACGCTCAATCCGCCGGACACAG ATATCCGGGACTCTGGGAAGAAGCCCGTCATGCTGTTTCTGCACGGCGGCTCCTACATGGAGGGCACCGGCAACATGTTCGACGGCTCCGTCCTGGCCGCCTACGGGAACGTCATCGTAGCCACGCTCAACTACCGACTTGGGGTGCTCG gtTTCCTCAGCACCGGGGACCAGGCTGCGAAAGGGAACTACGGCCTCCTGGACCAGATCCAGGCCCTGCGCTGGCTCAGCGAAAACGTTGCCCACTTTGGGGGTGACCCCGAGCGCATCACCATCTTTGGATCTGGAGCGGGGGCCTCCTGTGTCAACCTTCTGATCCTCTCTCACCATTCGGAAG GGTTGTTCCAGAAGGCCATCGCCCAGAGCGGCACCGCCATCTCCAGCTGGTCGGTCAACTACCAGCCGCTCAAGTACACGCGGCTGCTGGCGGCCAAGGTGGGCTGCGACCGCGAGGACAGCGCCGAGGCCGTGGAGTGTCTGCGCCGGAAGCCCTCCCGGGAGCTGGTGGACCAGGATGTGCAGCCCGCCCG CTACCACATCGCCTTCGGGCCCGTGGTGGACGGTGACGTCGTCCCCGATGACCCTGAGATCCTCATGCAGCAGGGAGAATTCCTCAACTATGACATGCTCATTGGTGTCAACCAAGGAGAAGGCCTCAAGTTCGTGGAGGACTCGGCGGAGAGCGAGGACGGCGTCTCCGCCAGCGCCTTCGACTTCACCGTCTCCAACTTCGTGGACAACCTGTATGGCTATCCGGAGGGCAAGGATGTGCTTCGAGAGACCATCAAGTTCATGTACACGGACTGGGCCGACCGGGACAACGGCGAGATGCGCCGAAAGACGCTGCTTGCGCTCTTTACAGACCACCAGTGGGTGGCGCCGGCCGTGGCCACCGCCAAGCTGCACGCTGACTACCAGTCCCCGGTCTACTTTTATACCTTCTACCACCACTGCCAGGCGGAGGGCCGGCCCGAGTGGGCGGACGCAGCGCACGGGGACGAACTACCCTACGTCTTCGGCGTGCCCATGGTGGGCGCCACCGACCTCTTCCCCTGCAACTTCTCCAAGAATGACGTCATGCTCAGCGCCGTGGTCATGACCTACTGGACCAACTTCGCCAAGACCGG CGACCCCAACCAGCCGGTGCCGCAGGACACCAAGTTCATCCACACCAAGCCCAACCGCTTCGAGGAGGTCGTGTGGAGCAAGTTCAACAGCAAGGAGAAGCAGTACCTGCACATCGGCCTGAAGCCGCGCGTGCGCGACAACTACCGCGCCAACAAGGTGGCCTTCTGGCTGGAGCTCGTGCCGCACCTGCACAACCTGCACACGGAGCTCTTCACCACCACCACGCGCCTGCCGCCCTACGCCACGCGCTGGCCgccgcgccccccgcccggcGCCCCGGGCACCCGccggcccccgccgcccgccACGCTGCcgcccgagcccgagcccgagccggGGCCCCGGGCCTACGACCGCTTCCCCGGGGACTCCCGAGACTACTCCACGGAGCTCAGCGTCACGGTGGCCGTGGGCGCCTCGCTCCTCTTCCTCAACATCCTCGCCTTCGCCGCGCTCTACTACAAGCGGGACCGGCGGCAGGAGCTGCGGTGCCGGCGGCTCAGCCCCCCGGGCGGCTCGGGCTCCGGCGTGCCGGGAGGGGGCGCCCTGCTGCCCGCCGCCGGCCGCGAGCTGCCGCCCGAGGAGGAGCTCGTGTCGCTGCAGCTGAAGCGGGCGGGCGGCGTCGGGGCGGACCCCGCCGAGGCCCTGCGCCCCGCCTGCCCGCCCGACTACACCCTGGCCCTGCGCCGGGCGCCGGACGACGTGCCTCTGCTGGCCCCCGGGGCCCTGACCCTGCTGCCCAGCGGCCTggggcccccgccgccgccgccgcccccctccctccaccccttcgGGCCcttccccccgccgccccccaccgcTACCAGCCACAACAACACGCTACCGCACCCCCACTCCACCACTCGGGTAtag
- the NLGN2 gene encoding neuroligin-2 isoform X2 yields the protein MWLLALCLVGLAGAQRGGGGPGGSPGGPGLGLSSLGEERFPVVNTAYGRVRGVRRELNNEILGPVVQFLGVPYATPPLGARRFQPPEAPASWPGVRNATTLPPACPQNLHGALPAIMLPVWFTDNLEAAATYVQNQSEDCLYLNLYVPTEDDIRDSGKKPVMLFLHGGSYMEGTGNMFDGSVLAAYGNVIVATLNYRLGVLGFLSTGDQAAKGNYGLLDQIQALRWLSENVAHFGGDPERITIFGSGAGASCVNLLILSHHSEGLFQKAIAQSGTAISSWSVNYQPLKYTRLLAAKVGCDREDSAEAVECLRRKPSRELVDQDVQPARYHIAFGPVVDGDVVPDDPEILMQQGEFLNYDMLIGVNQGEGLKFVEDSAESEDGVSASAFDFTVSNFVDNLYGYPEGKDVLRETIKFMYTDWADRDNGEMRRKTLLALFTDHQWVAPAVATAKLHADYQSPVYFYTFYHHCQAEGRPEWADAAHGDELPYVFGVPMVGATDLFPCNFSKNDVMLSAVVMTYWTNFAKTGDPNQPVPQDTKFIHTKPNRFEEVVWSKFNSKEKQYLHIGLKPRVRDNYRANKVAFWLELVPHLHNLHTELFTTTTRLPPYATRWPPRPPPGAPGTRRPPPPATLPPEPEPEPGPRAYDRFPGDSRDYSTELSVTVAVGASLLFLNILAFAALYYKRDRRQELRCRRLSPPGGSGSGVPGGGALLPAAGRELPPEEELVSLQLKRAGGVGADPAEALRPACPPDYTLALRRAPDDVPLLAPGALTLLPSGLGPPPPPPPPSLHPFGPFPPPPPTATSHNNTLPHPHSTTRV from the exons ATGTGGCTCCTGGCGCTGTGTCTGGTGGGGCTGGCAGGGGCTcaacgggggggagggggtcctggcGGCTCCCCGGGTGGCCCGGGCCTGGGCCTCAGCAGCCTCGGGGAGGAGCGCTTCCCAGTGGTGAACACGGCCTATGGGCGAGTGCGCGGCGTGCGCCGTGAGCTCAACAACGAGATCCTGGGCCCCGTCGTGCAGTTTTTGGGCGTACCCTACGCCACGCCACCCCTGGGCGCCCGCCGCTTCCAGCCGCCCGAGGCCCCCGCCTCGTGGCCCGGCGTGCGCAACGCCACCACCCTGCCGCCCGCCTGCCCGCAGAACCTGCACGGGGCGCTGCCCGCAATCATGCTGCCTGTGTGGTTCACCGACAACTTGGAGGCGGCCGCCACCTACGTGCAGAACCAGAGCGAGGACTGCCTGTATCTGAACCTCTACGTGCCCACCGAGGACG ATATCCGGGACTCTGGGAAGAAGCCCGTCATGCTGTTTCTGCACGGCGGCTCCTACATGGAGGGCACCGGCAACATGTTCGACGGCTCCGTCCTGGCCGCCTACGGGAACGTCATCGTAGCCACGCTCAACTACCGACTTGGGGTGCTCG gtTTCCTCAGCACCGGGGACCAGGCTGCGAAAGGGAACTACGGCCTCCTGGACCAGATCCAGGCCCTGCGCTGGCTCAGCGAAAACGTTGCCCACTTTGGGGGTGACCCCGAGCGCATCACCATCTTTGGATCTGGAGCGGGGGCCTCCTGTGTCAACCTTCTGATCCTCTCTCACCATTCGGAAG GGTTGTTCCAGAAGGCCATCGCCCAGAGCGGCACCGCCATCTCCAGCTGGTCGGTCAACTACCAGCCGCTCAAGTACACGCGGCTGCTGGCGGCCAAGGTGGGCTGCGACCGCGAGGACAGCGCCGAGGCCGTGGAGTGTCTGCGCCGGAAGCCCTCCCGGGAGCTGGTGGACCAGGATGTGCAGCCCGCCCG CTACCACATCGCCTTCGGGCCCGTGGTGGACGGTGACGTCGTCCCCGATGACCCTGAGATCCTCATGCAGCAGGGAGAATTCCTCAACTATGACATGCTCATTGGTGTCAACCAAGGAGAAGGCCTCAAGTTCGTGGAGGACTCGGCGGAGAGCGAGGACGGCGTCTCCGCCAGCGCCTTCGACTTCACCGTCTCCAACTTCGTGGACAACCTGTATGGCTATCCGGAGGGCAAGGATGTGCTTCGAGAGACCATCAAGTTCATGTACACGGACTGGGCCGACCGGGACAACGGCGAGATGCGCCGAAAGACGCTGCTTGCGCTCTTTACAGACCACCAGTGGGTGGCGCCGGCCGTGGCCACCGCCAAGCTGCACGCTGACTACCAGTCCCCGGTCTACTTTTATACCTTCTACCACCACTGCCAGGCGGAGGGCCGGCCCGAGTGGGCGGACGCAGCGCACGGGGACGAACTACCCTACGTCTTCGGCGTGCCCATGGTGGGCGCCACCGACCTCTTCCCCTGCAACTTCTCCAAGAATGACGTCATGCTCAGCGCCGTGGTCATGACCTACTGGACCAACTTCGCCAAGACCGG CGACCCCAACCAGCCGGTGCCGCAGGACACCAAGTTCATCCACACCAAGCCCAACCGCTTCGAGGAGGTCGTGTGGAGCAAGTTCAACAGCAAGGAGAAGCAGTACCTGCACATCGGCCTGAAGCCGCGCGTGCGCGACAACTACCGCGCCAACAAGGTGGCCTTCTGGCTGGAGCTCGTGCCGCACCTGCACAACCTGCACACGGAGCTCTTCACCACCACCACGCGCCTGCCGCCCTACGCCACGCGCTGGCCgccgcgccccccgcccggcGCCCCGGGCACCCGccggcccccgccgcccgccACGCTGCcgcccgagcccgagcccgagccggGGCCCCGGGCCTACGACCGCTTCCCCGGGGACTCCCGAGACTACTCCACGGAGCTCAGCGTCACGGTGGCCGTGGGCGCCTCGCTCCTCTTCCTCAACATCCTCGCCTTCGCCGCGCTCTACTACAAGCGGGACCGGCGGCAGGAGCTGCGGTGCCGGCGGCTCAGCCCCCCGGGCGGCTCGGGCTCCGGCGTGCCGGGAGGGGGCGCCCTGCTGCCCGCCGCCGGCCGCGAGCTGCCGCCCGAGGAGGAGCTCGTGTCGCTGCAGCTGAAGCGGGCGGGCGGCGTCGGGGCGGACCCCGCCGAGGCCCTGCGCCCCGCCTGCCCGCCCGACTACACCCTGGCCCTGCGCCGGGCGCCGGACGACGTGCCTCTGCTGGCCCCCGGGGCCCTGACCCTGCTGCCCAGCGGCCTggggcccccgccgccgccgccgcccccctccctccaccccttcgGGCCcttccccccgccgccccccaccgcTACCAGCCACAACAACACGCTACCGCACCCCCACTCCACCACTCGGGTAtag
- the SPEM1 gene encoding spermatid maturation protein 1 isoform X2 — protein sequence MAMAERPRPGWASYPSSSTNSCQDLGNSILLLLGLIICINIGINMLWRRLRAFLHRVFHVIYEKEASKPSSPEKQTQPPKQSAPAVHLRCTMDPVKMTVTPPPTRRHRHRGSSRRRGHHLVAWAPDTDHEEKPPHRHPAVCSHNWDHCADWESFQSTQGLWAPHTIRFQQTVEGKPLKGEMPSELGLEAYVYPVNPPPPSPKALSHDNCGAGAGAGAQAEQEQGAPAPPAPPPARGPAIVPDLPRRPSSRRVLYDAREVRRRLRELTREVEALSHCYPLISKSSNAEGTGKDWVYRSLAER from the exons ATGGCCATGGCTGAGCGGCCACGGCCTGGGTGGGCCTCATATCCCAGCTCCAGCACCAACAGCTGTCAGGACCTGGGCAACTCCATCCTGTTGCTGCTGGGTCTCATCATCTGCATTAACATTGGCATCAATATG CTCTGGCGCAGACTCCGCGCCTTCTTACATCGGGTGTTCCATGTCATTTATGAGAAAG AAGCTTCTAAGCCATCCTCACCTGAGAAGCAGACCCAGCCTCCGAAACAGAGCGCCCCTGCGGTCCACCTTCGATGCACCATGGACCCCGTGAAAATGACCGTGACCCCCCCACCCACTCGCCGCCATCGCCACAGGGGCTCCTCCAGGCGCCGGGGGCACCACCTGGTCGCCTGGGCCCCCGACACCGACCACGAGGAGAAGCCCCCACATCGGCACCCAGCAGTCTGCTCCCACAACTGGGATCACTGCGCAGACTGGGAAAGCTTCCAATCCACCCAGGGGCTCTGGGCTCCCCACACCATTCGCTTCCAGCAGACCGTAGAAGGAAAGCCCCTCAAAGGAGAGATGCCGTCGGAGCTGGGCCTGGAGGCCTACGTGTACCCGGTGAACCCACCACCCCCGAGCCCAAAGGCCCTGAGCCACGACAACTGTggggcgggcgcgggggcgggggcccaggcggagcaggagcagggcgcccctgcccctccggccccgccccctgcccgggGCCCCGCAATCGTCCCCGACCTCCCCAGACGCCCCTCCTCGCGCCGCGTATTGTATGACGCCCGAGAAGTGAGGCGGCGCCTCCGGGAGCTGACCCGCGAGGTAGAGGCCCTGTCCCACTGCTACCCGCTGATCTCCAAGTCCAGCAATGCCGAGGGGACGGGCAAGGACTGGGTATACCGTTCCCTGGCAGAGAGGTGA
- the SPEM1 gene encoding spermatid maturation protein 1 isoform X1: protein MAMAERPRPGWASYPSSSTNSCQDLGNSILLLLGLIICINIGINMVTLLWRRLRAFLHRVFHVIYEKEASKPSSPEKQTQPPKQSAPAVHLRCTMDPVKMTVTPPPTRRHRHRGSSRRRGHHLVAWAPDTDHEEKPPHRHPAVCSHNWDHCADWESFQSTQGLWAPHTIRFQQTVEGKPLKGEMPSELGLEAYVYPVNPPPPSPKALSHDNCGAGAGAGAQAEQEQGAPAPPAPPPARGPAIVPDLPRRPSSRRVLYDAREVRRRLRELTREVEALSHCYPLISKSSNAEGTGKDWVYRSLAER from the exons ATGGCCATGGCTGAGCGGCCACGGCCTGGGTGGGCCTCATATCCCAGCTCCAGCACCAACAGCTGTCAGGACCTGGGCAACTCCATCCTGTTGCTGCTGGGTCTCATCATCTGCATTAACATTGGCATCAATATGGTGACGCTG CTCTGGCGCAGACTCCGCGCCTTCTTACATCGGGTGTTCCATGTCATTTATGAGAAAG AAGCTTCTAAGCCATCCTCACCTGAGAAGCAGACCCAGCCTCCGAAACAGAGCGCCCCTGCGGTCCACCTTCGATGCACCATGGACCCCGTGAAAATGACCGTGACCCCCCCACCCACTCGCCGCCATCGCCACAGGGGCTCCTCCAGGCGCCGGGGGCACCACCTGGTCGCCTGGGCCCCCGACACCGACCACGAGGAGAAGCCCCCACATCGGCACCCAGCAGTCTGCTCCCACAACTGGGATCACTGCGCAGACTGGGAAAGCTTCCAATCCACCCAGGGGCTCTGGGCTCCCCACACCATTCGCTTCCAGCAGACCGTAGAAGGAAAGCCCCTCAAAGGAGAGATGCCGTCGGAGCTGGGCCTGGAGGCCTACGTGTACCCGGTGAACCCACCACCCCCGAGCCCAAAGGCCCTGAGCCACGACAACTGTggggcgggcgcgggggcgggggcccaggcggagcaggagcagggcgcccctgcccctccggccccgccccctgcccgggGCCCCGCAATCGTCCCCGACCTCCCCAGACGCCCCTCCTCGCGCCGCGTATTGTATGACGCCCGAGAAGTGAGGCGGCGCCTCCGGGAGCTGACCCGCGAGGTAGAGGCCCTGTCCCACTGCTACCCGCTGATCTCCAAGTCCAGCAATGCCGAGGGGACGGGCAAGGACTGGGTATACCGTTCCCTGGCAGAGAGGTGA
- the SPEM1 gene encoding spermatid maturation protein 1 isoform X3, whose protein sequence is MSFMRKPLASPRSTEASKPSSPEKQTQPPKQSAPAVHLRCTMDPVKMTVTPPPTRRHRHRGSSRRRGHHLVAWAPDTDHEEKPPHRHPAVCSHNWDHCADWESFQSTQGLWAPHTIRFQQTVEGKPLKGEMPSELGLEAYVYPVNPPPPSPKALSHDNCGAGAGAGAQAEQEQGAPAPPAPPPARGPAIVPDLPRRPSSRRVLYDAREVRRRLRELTREVEALSHCYPLISKSSNAEGTGKDWVYRSLAER, encoded by the exons ATGTCATTTATGAGAAAG CCTCTCGCCTCCCCTCGATCCACAGAAGCTTCTAAGCCATCCTCACCTGAGAAGCAGACCCAGCCTCCGAAACAGAGCGCCCCTGCGGTCCACCTTCGATGCACCATGGACCCCGTGAAAATGACCGTGACCCCCCCACCCACTCGCCGCCATCGCCACAGGGGCTCCTCCAGGCGCCGGGGGCACCACCTGGTCGCCTGGGCCCCCGACACCGACCACGAGGAGAAGCCCCCACATCGGCACCCAGCAGTCTGCTCCCACAACTGGGATCACTGCGCAGACTGGGAAAGCTTCCAATCCACCCAGGGGCTCTGGGCTCCCCACACCATTCGCTTCCAGCAGACCGTAGAAGGAAAGCCCCTCAAAGGAGAGATGCCGTCGGAGCTGGGCCTGGAGGCCTACGTGTACCCGGTGAACCCACCACCCCCGAGCCCAAAGGCCCTGAGCCACGACAACTGTggggcgggcgcgggggcgggggcccaggcggagcaggagcagggcgcccctgcccctccggccccgccccctgcccgggGCCCCGCAATCGTCCCCGACCTCCCCAGACGCCCCTCCTCGCGCCGCGTATTGTATGACGCCCGAGAAGTGAGGCGGCGCCTCCGGGAGCTGACCCGCGAGGTAGAGGCCCTGTCCCACTGCTACCCGCTGATCTCCAAGTCCAGCAATGCCGAGGGGACGGGCAAGGACTGGGTATACCGTTCCCTGGCAGAGAGGTGA